The Impatiens glandulifera chromosome 8, dImpGla2.1, whole genome shotgun sequence genome includes a window with the following:
- the LOC124912914 gene encoding protein HIGH ARSENIC CONTENT 1, mitochondrial-like has protein sequence MEETRTENVVVTVNVSAAKDLLVEGHRYLDVRTNEEFSRGHVDNALNVPYIFKTPDGNFINPEFLAQVSLLLQKDDSLVVGCNSGGRSFKACVDLLNNGYKNVTNLGGGYSAWLDHEFAGDPSADMFKTACKFRK, from the exons ATGGAGGAAACAAG GACCGAAAATGTGGTGGTTACCGTCAATGTCTCTGCAGCCAAAGATCTTCTTGTCGAGGGTCATCGTTATTTAGACGTCAG GACAAACGAGGAGTTTAGTAGGGGACATGTTGATAATGCTTTGAATGTCCCTTACATTTTCAAGACACCTGATG GAAATTTCATTAACCCGGAATTTCTTGCTCAAGTTTCCTTACTTCTTCAAAAAGACGATTCATTAGTTGTG GGGTGTAATAGCGGAGGGAGATCATTCAAAGCTTGTGTTGATCTTCTTAACAAT GGATATAAGAATGTGACCAATTTGGGAGGAGGGTATTCCGCTTGGTTGGATCATGAATTTGCTGGGGACCCATCGGCTGATATGTTCAAGACTGCTTGCAAGTTCCGCAAATGA
- the LOC124912915 gene encoding CTD nuclear envelope phosphatase 1 homolog, with protein MVSKIFKKSPVKSIKDRRNKRWKKTSPIKSATTLSSIVSASINTCHRRIVKIFSKLSHIGGGTPAKKSPKKHGYKVLPQISSDIDFPCRTLNFCRLPLPKSEKRTIFLDLDETLIHSTSHLPNHIFDFIVRPIINGVQVKFYVSKRPFVDELLETLSQKFELVIFTAGLEEYASLVLD; from the coding sequence ATGGTGtcgaagattttcaaaaaatctccGGTGAAGTCCATCAAGGACCGACGAAACAAAAGATGGAAGAAAACATCGCCCATCAAATCCGCCACCACATTATCCTCCATCGTCTCCGCCTCGATTAACACCTGTCACCGTCGCATAGTCAAGATCTTCTCCAAACTAAGTCACATCGGCGGCGGAACTCCGGCAAAGAAAAGCCCTAAAAAGCACGGCTACAAAGTCCTTCCCCAAATCTCCAGCGACATAGATTTCCCCTGTCGTACCCTTAACTTCTGTCGTCTCCCCTTACCAAAATCTGAAAAAAGAACAATCTTTCTCGATCTAGACGAAACCCTTATCCATTCCACATCACATCTACCGAATCACATCTTCGATTTCATCGTACGTCCTATAATCAACGGTGTACAAGTGAAGTTCTACGTTTCTAAACGTCCGTTCGTGGATGAATTACTCGAAACCCTGAGTCAGAAATTTGAATTGGTAATATTCACGGCGGGTTTAGAAGAATACGCATCTCTGGTTCTAGAT
- the LOC124913426 gene encoding U-box domain-containing protein 17-like has protein sequence MASATIISSLRRTRSPTMEAFLAPVDLTHLTGISLLETLLAISYGIQATFSLNKKLSFQRMNSRSLIRKLEVFIILLEFLRDSRSSLPPSAILCFTELYMMLYRSKMLLDYCFHSSKLWLLLQNHSISSHFHDLNQEISTLLDVLPLDELNLTEDVREQVELLRKQARRSKLLIDKHDETLRLKLFSFLDEFENDRIPLPVELQSFFVEKLGFIRPKHFIYEIEFLEEQIVNYEGDIEPTVSVLYGFVSLIRYSRFMLFGFEEDEDEEINSKKPKKSLITQGIAETFFSSPKDFFCPISLEMMRDPVIISTGQTYDRSSISRWFDENHTTCPKTGQILIHNKLVANHALRNLISQWCIAHEIFYDCSSLSNQIQTLSPFSSSNASVKANKATTGILIHELAEGSESSKTIAVREIRLIAKTCRQNRVYIAESGAIPYLKSLLSSPNPVAQENSVTALLNLSIHEKNKKLIMEECCLGPIINVLRFGHTTEARENAATTLFSLSAVHHFKKMITEEDGAVEALCRLMRYGTPRGKKDAVTALFNLSTHNDNYKKLVEYGAVAALVEALEVDGIAEEAAGALALIVRVPVGAEAIGNAERGVSGLMDLMRRGSSKGKENAVAALLELCRTGGSAGAAERVMRAPALANSLQKLMYTGTKRARRKATSLARIFQKCEYAMSFRYYGGNSRESSSGFGGGMLSSVVAVVPVL, from the coding sequence ATGGCGTCGGCCACGATTATATCGTCTCTCCGTCGAACGAGGTCACCGACGATGGAAGCGTTCTTAGCGCCGGTGGATCTAACTCATCTGACCGGCATTTCTCTATTAGAAACGCTTCTTGCGATTTCATACGGTATTCAAGCGACGTTTTCTCTTAATAAGAAGCTTTCATTTCAACGAATGAATTCGCGTTCATTGATTCGGAAACTGGAGGTGTTCATAATACTATTGGAGTTTCTTCGAGATTCTAGATCGAGTTTACCTCCATCCGCGATTCTCTGTTTTACGGAGCTTTATATGATGCTTTATAGATCTAAAATGCTTCTGGATTACTGCTTTCATTCAAGTAAGTTATGGCTTCTGTTACAGAATCATTCTATTTCGAGTCATTTTCATGATCTTAATCAGGAGATTTCTACTCTTTTGGATGTTCTTCCATTGGATGAACTTAATTTAACTGAGGATGTTAGAGAACAAGTTGAATTGTTGCGGAAACAGGCTAGAAGGTCGAAATTGTTAATTGATAAACATGATGAAACGTTAAGATTGAAATTGTTTTCGTTCCTGGATGAATTCGAGAATGACAGGATTCCATTACCTGTTGAATTACAATCGTTTTTCGTTGAAAAGCTAGGGTTTATACGTCCGAAACATTTCATTTATGAGATTGAGTTTCTGGAAGAACAAATTGTTAATTATGAAGGAGATATCGAACCAACTGTATCAGTTCTATACGGATTTGTTTCATTGATTCGATATTCTCGTTTCATGTTATTCGGATttgaggaagatgaagatgaagaaatcaATTCTAAAAAGCCTAAGAAAAGTCTGATTACTCAAGGAATTGCGGAAACGTTCTTCTCTTCTCCAAAGGATTTCTTCTGCCCGATCTCATTGGAGATGATGAGAGATCCTGTGATAATATCAACAGGTCAAACATACGATCGATCTTCTATATCAAGATGGTTTGATGAAAATCATACTACATGTCCAAAGACAGGGCAAATTCTTATTCACAACAAACTCGTGGCTAATCATGCTCTTAGAAATCTAATCAGCCAATGGTGCATTGCTCACGAAATCTTCTACGACTGTTCTTCGTTATCTAATCAGATTCAAACCTTATCGCCATTTTCATCAAGTAATGCATCAGTTAAAGCTAATAAAGCTACTACAGGTATTCTTATCCATGAACTAGCAGAAGGATCCGAATCGTCTAAAACCATAGCAGTAAGAGAAATTCGATTAATCGCGAAAACATGCAGACAGAATCGCGTCTACATTGCAGAATCCGGGGCCATCCCTTATCTTAAATCGTTGCTATCGTCACCAAATCCCGTGGCGCAGGAGAATTCCGTCACAGCCCTTCTAAACCTGTCTATACACGAGAAGAACAAGAAGTTGATTATGGAAGAATGTTGCTTAGGTcctattattaatgttttgagATTCGGTCACACGACTGAAGCTAGGGAGAACGCTGCCACCACGTTGTTTAGTCTATCCGCTGTTCATCATTTCAAGAAGATGATAACGGAAGAGGACGGGGCTGTGGAAGCTCTGTGTCGGCTTATGAGATATGGAACACCAAGAGGAAAGAAGGATGCGGTTACTGCATTGTTCAATCTGTCTACTCATAACGATAACTACAAGAAACTGGTTGAATATGGGGCGGTGGCGGCGTTGGTGGAAGCTCTAGAGGTTGATGGAATCGCGGAGGAAGCGGCGGGGGCGTTGGCTTTGATAGTGAGGGTGCCGGTGGGGGCGGAGGCGATTGGGAATGCGGAGAGGGGTGTTTCGGGGCTGATGGATTTGATGCGAAGGGGGAGTTCGAAAGGGAAAGAAAATGCGGTGGCGGCACTGCTGGAGTTGTGTCGGACGGGAGGGTCGGCGGGGGCGGCGGAGAGGGTAATGAGGGCGCCGGCGTTGGCGAATTCACTTCAGAAATTGATGTATACGGGGACGAAACGGGCGAGGAGGAAGGCGACTTCACTTGCTAGGATTTTTCAGAAGTGTGAGTATGCGATGTCGTTTCGATACTATGGTGGTAATAGTAGAGAGTCTTCTTCTGGATTTGGTGGTGGTATGTTAAGTTCTGTTGTTGCTGTTGTTCCAGttttatga
- the LOC124911100 gene encoding protein STICHEL-like 3 yields the protein MTKPFNPRILKDSNGGCDHLRNHVHLTNCIHLKNHMHKQSPSDRSLIRRELVLLQRSRSLRDPSTSPPHPSWHHSPFGFDSIPVNARRSYETKQHDFVFESISAKSVAAADDDDNEPEIIFPGPKRVKSRNRRIRDDYPDFSSPNEEEEEEEDNVKRGPRNGCGIPWNWSRIHDRGKTFLDMAGKSLSCGLSDSKSKRNDPVNLLRMMSDNPSSSSIKSKVGEAATPLLVQNWVHDYSGELGLFVDSLLKSSESDLDNSSTSEPRYGNHQKHHKFKTHQNLTQKYSPRTFQNLIGQNLAVQALSNAITKRKVGFLYVFHGPHGTGKTSTARIFARALNCQSQTKPCGVCDSCVSYDMGKNRDITEVGPVSRFDFDTVIDQLDSSVVSRSKYKVLIFDDCDSMSAYCWSVVSKLVDRAHTRRLVFILVCSSLDVLPHAIVSRCQKFYFPKIKDSDIVYALQWISDKEDLDIERDAIKLIASGSDGSLRDAEMTLDQLSLLGEKISVTLVQDLIGLISDEKLVDLLDLALSADTTTNTVKKLREIMETGVEPLALMSQLATLITDILAGGYDIIVKDKARRNFFCQQTLLKDDMERLRRALKTLSEAEKQLRRVSNDRLTWLTAALLQLAPDQQDYMIPPRKSDEIQPQKIKEGGSNGRRRRSASDSAARKQLSDMVMENREIEEIWVKVLDRIQINSLKVFMYQEGKLVSFSFDAAAPSVELMFNSQIAKAKAEKYRSYILQTFEYVLNTQVVLQISCCQLPPKEEASSQRSMNKEKDGLLLTQGSSRSSSHGKTRSEIVEIGSESEPNDVKLKEGNQSQSIVRSRVSLAHVLQQDEGGGSRQVNNCWSKRKAVSIAEKLEQQNMKLEPRSRSLLCWKESGVTRRKFSGIRIRRKQSQTLMRFVSCGKCFAENSPKVKREIVVYSSRD from the exons ATGACTAAGCCTTTTAATCCCCGAATACTCAAGGATTCAAATGGTGGTTGTGACCATCTTCGAAACCATGTTCATTTGACTAATTGTATTCATTTGAAGAATCATATGCATAAACAAAGTCCATCTGATAGGTCTTTAATTAGACGAGAACTTGTTCTACTTCAGAGATCAAGATCTCTTAGAGATCCTTCCACTAGTCCTCCTCATCCTTCTTGGCATCATTCCCCTTTTGGGTTTGATTCTATACCTGTTAATGCTAGGCGTTCTTATGAAACCAAACAACATGATTTCGTTTTCGAGTCCATTTCAGCTAAATCTGTTGCTGctgctgatgatgatgataatgaacCTGAAATCATCTTTCCTGGTCCAAAGAGAGTGAAATCCAGGAATAGAAGAATTAGAGACGACTACCCAGATTTCTCATCTCCAaacgaggaggaggaggaagaagaggataaTGTGAAGAGAGGTCCAAGAAATGGGTGTGGAATACCATGGAATTGGTCGAGAATTCATGACAGGGGAAAAACATTTCTTGACATGGCTGGAAAGAGTTTATCTTGTGGGTTATCAGATTCAAAATCCAAAAGAAATGATCCTGTTAATCTTCTTAGGATGATGTCTGATAACCCTAGTTCATCATCTATCAAATCTAAAGTAGGAGAAGCAGCAACGCCTCTTCTAGTTCAAAATTGGGTTCATGATTACTCCGGCGAGTTGGGTTTATTCGTTGACAGTCTTTTGAAAAGTTCTGAAAGTGATCTTGATAATTCATCAACATCAGAACCCAGATATGGAAACCATCAAAAACATCATAAATTCAAAACCCATCAGAATCTAACTCAGAAATACTCCCCTAGAACATTCCAAAATCTCATCGGTCAGAACTTAGCAGTTCAAGCTCTTTCAAACGCAATCACTAAAAGGAAAGTCGGGTTTCTTTACGTCTTCCACGGTCCCCACGGCACAGGAAAAACATCAACCGCTCGTATATTCGCTCGGGCTTTAAACTGTCAGTCCCAAACAAAACCATGCGGAGTCTGCGATTCTTGCGTTTCCTATGATATGGGAAAGAATCGCGACATTACTGAAGTGGGTCCGGTCAGTCGTTTCGATTTCGATACAGTTATCGATCAACTCGACAGTAGTGTTGTTTCTCGATCAAAGTACAAAGTTTTGATTTTCGATGATTGCGATAGTATGTCTGCTTATTGTTGGAGTGTTGTATCTAAGCTCGTTGATCGGGCGCATACTAGGCGATTGGTGTTTATCCTCGTTTGTTCGAGTCTTGATGTTTTACCTCATGCGATTGTTTCTAGATGCCAGAAGTTTTACTTTCCAAAGATTAAGGATTCGGATATTGTCTATGCTTTGCAATGGATTTCGGATAAAGAAGATTTGGATATCGAGAGGGATGCGATTAAATTGATCGCTTCGGGATCGGATGGATCGCTTAGAGATGCTGAGATGACGCTTGATCAATTGAGTTTGCTTGGTGAGAAGATCTCTGTTACATTAGTTCAGGATCTG ATTGGACTGATCTCGGACGAGAAGTTAGTAGATCTACTTGATTTAGCATTGTCGGCCGACACCACAACCAACACTGTCAAGAAACTGAGGGAGATTATGGAAACTGGTGTTGAACCGTTGGCATTAATGTCACAACTTGCTACACTTATAACCGATATTCTTGCTGGCGGTtatgatattattgttaaagATAAGGCGAGACGAAACTTCTTTTGCCAGCAAACCC TGTTAAAGGATGATATGGAGAGACTTCGTCGAGCTCTCAAGACATTATCGGAGGCAGAAAAGCAGTTGAGGAGGGTATCGAACGATAGATTGACATGGCTAACGGCTGCACTTCTACAACTTGCTCCAGATCAACAAGACTATATGATTCCTCCAAGAAAAAGTGATGAAATACAACCACAAAAGATAAAAGAAGGTGGTTCGAATGGAAGAAGACGTCGTTCTGCTTCTGATTCGGCTGCTCGAAAACAGTTATCTGATATGGTAATggaaaatagagaaattgaaGAGATTTGGGTAAAAGTTCTTGACAGGATccaaattaatagtttaaaagtatTTATGTACCAAGAAGGAAAACTGGTGTCTTTCAGCTTTGATGCAG CTGCCCCGAGTGTGGAATTGATGTTCAATTCACAGATTGCGAAAGCAAAGGCGGAGAAGTACAGATCATACATCTTGCAAACTTTTGAATatgttcttaacactcaagttGTTTTACAAATCAGTTGTTGTCAGTTACCACCAAAAGAAGAAGCTTCATCACAAAGAAGTATGAACAAAGAGAAGGATGGTTTATTATTAACTCAAGGGTCATCTAGATCTAGTTCACATGGAAAGACAAGAAGCGAGATTGTTGAAATAGGTTCTGAAAGCGAACCGAATGATGTGAAGTTGAAGGAAGGAAATCAGAGCCAGAGCATTGTTAGAAGCAGAGTATCACTAGCACATGTACTTCAGCAAGACGAAGGAGGAGGATCTAGACAGGTTAACAATTGTTGGTCAAAACGAAAGGCAGTTTCTATCGCGGAAAAGCTTGAACAACAGaatat GAAACTTGAACCGAGATCAAGAAGCTTGCTTTGCTGGAAGGAATCGGGTGTAACTCGTCGAAAG TTTTCGGGGATTAGGATAAGAAGGAAACAATCACAGACGTTGATGAGATTCGTTTCGTGTGGAAAGTGCTTCGCTGAGAATTCCCCTAAGGTAAAACGAGAAATCGTAGTCTATAGTTCTCGAGattaa
- the LOC124911698 gene encoding protein transport protein Sec61 subunit alpha-like isoform X2 — protein MGGGFRLLHLVRPFLAFLPEVQTADRKIPFREKVIYTVISLFIFLVCSQLPLYGIHSTTGADPFYWMRVILASSRGTVMELGITPIVTSGLVIQLLAGSKIIEVDNSVREDRELLNGAQKLLGILIAVGEAVAYVLSGMYGSVGQLGVGNAILIILQLCFAGIIVICLDELLQKGYGLGSGISLFIATNICETIIWKAFSPTTINSGRGAEFEGAVIALFHLLITRTDKVRALREAFYRQNLPNVTNLLATVLIFLIVIYFQGFRVVLPVRSKNSRGQQGSYPIKLFYTSNMPIILQSALVTNLYFISQLLYRKYGGNFFVNLLGTWKESEYSGQSVPVGGLAYYVTAPSSLADMAANPFHALFYLVFMLTACALFSKTWIEVSGSSARDVAKQLKEQQMVMPGHRDSNLQKELNRYIPTAAAFGGMCIGALTVLADFMGAVGSGTGILLAVTIIYQYFETFEKEKASEMGFFGF, from the exons ATGGGAGGAGGGTTCAGGCTGCTTCATTTGGTTAGGCCATTCTTAGCATTTTTGCCAGAAGTTCAGACTGCAGACCGCAAGATTCCATTCAGAGAGAAAGTAATCTACACTGTCATTTCTCTTTTCATCTTTTTGGTTTGCAGTCAGCTTCCTTTGTATGGCATACATTCCACAACTGGTGCAGATCCTTTCTATTGGATGCGTGTTATTCTTGCTTCGAGTCGTGGCACTGTAATGGAGCTTGGTATTACACCCATTGTCACATCCGGTCTTGTAATACAACTCTTGGCTGGTTCAAAGATCATTGAAGTTGACAACAGTGTGCGAGAGGACCGAGAACTTCT GAATGGTGCTCAGAAATTGCTCGGAATCTTGATAGCTGTTGGTGAGGCTGTTGCCTATGTTCTATCTGGAATGTATGGGAGTGTCGGTCAACTGGGAGTCGGCAATGCTATTCTAATTATTCTTCAGCTTTGCTTTGCGGGTATAATTGTTATATGCTTGGATGAACTCTTGCAGAAGGGTTATGGTTTAGGGTCTGGGATCTCTCTGTTCATTGCTACTAATATCTG CGAAACTATTATCTGGAAAGCGTTTAGCCCGACGACAATCAACAGTGGTCGTGGAGCTGAGTTTGAGGGTGCTGTTATTGCCTTGTTCCATCTGTTAATAACTAGAACAGATAAAGTGAGGGCTCTTAGGGAGGCTTTTTACAGGCAGAACCTTCCAAACGTGACGAATTTACTTGCTACTGTCTTGATTTTTCTCATTGTTATCTACTTCCAAGGCTTCCGTGTTGTGTTACCTGTAAGATCTAAGAATTCACGTGGACAACAAGGATCgtacccgattaaattgttttatactTCAAACATGCCCATCATCCTTCAGTCTGCACTTGTCACCAATCTTTATTTCATCTCTCAG TTGCTGTATAGAAAATATGGAGGAAACTTCTTTGTGAATCTGTTGGGCACGTGGAAGGAATCTGAGTATTCGGGTCAATCTGTTCCGGTTGGAGGTCTAGCTTACTATGTAACTGCACCATCGAG TTTGGCTGATATGGCTGCAAATCCATTCCATGCTCTATTCTACTTGGTATTCATGCTGACTGCCTGTGCATTGTTCTCCAAAACTTGGATTGAAGTTTCTGGTTCTTCTGCCAGAGATGTTGCCAAGCAGCTTAAG gaacaacaaatggtgatgCCTGGACATAGAGATTCAAATTTACAGAAGGAACTTAACCGTTATATCCCAACTGCAGCTGCCTTTGGCGGAATGTGCATTGGAGCTTTGACAGTATTGGCCGATTTCATGGGAGCTGTTGGCTCTGGAACAGGGATATTGCTCGCGGTTACAATCATCTATCAGTACTTTGAGACCTTTGAGAAGGAGAAAGCTAGTGAAATGGGTTTTTTCGGTTTCTAG
- the LOC124911698 gene encoding protein transport protein Sec61 subunit alpha-like isoform X1: protein MGGGFRLLHLVRPFLAFLPEVQTADRKIPFREKVIYTVISLFIFLVCSQLPLYGIHSTTGADPFYWMRVILASSRGTVMELGITPIVTSGLVIQLLAGSKIIEVDNSVREDRELLNGAQKLLGILIAVGEAVAYVLSGMYGSVGQLGVGNAILIILQLCFAGIIVICLDELLQKGYGLGSGISLFIATNICETIIWKAFSPTTINSGRGAEFEGAVIALFHLLITRTDKVRALREAFYRQNLPNVTNLLATVLIFLIVIYFQGFRVVLPVRSKNSRGQQGSYPIKLFYTSNMPIILQSALVTNLYFISQLLYRKYGGNFFVNLLGTWKESEYSGQSVPVGGLAYYVTAPSSLADMAANPFHALFYLVFMLTACALFSKTWIEVSGSSARDVAKQLKVRKRIKKQIFLPKFFIFLKKVIMIYLQEQQMVMPGHRDSNLQKELNRYIPTAAAFGGMCIGALTVLADFMGAVGSGTGILLAVTIIYQYFETFEKEKASEMGFFGF from the exons ATGGGAGGAGGGTTCAGGCTGCTTCATTTGGTTAGGCCATTCTTAGCATTTTTGCCAGAAGTTCAGACTGCAGACCGCAAGATTCCATTCAGAGAGAAAGTAATCTACACTGTCATTTCTCTTTTCATCTTTTTGGTTTGCAGTCAGCTTCCTTTGTATGGCATACATTCCACAACTGGTGCAGATCCTTTCTATTGGATGCGTGTTATTCTTGCTTCGAGTCGTGGCACTGTAATGGAGCTTGGTATTACACCCATTGTCACATCCGGTCTTGTAATACAACTCTTGGCTGGTTCAAAGATCATTGAAGTTGACAACAGTGTGCGAGAGGACCGAGAACTTCT GAATGGTGCTCAGAAATTGCTCGGAATCTTGATAGCTGTTGGTGAGGCTGTTGCCTATGTTCTATCTGGAATGTATGGGAGTGTCGGTCAACTGGGAGTCGGCAATGCTATTCTAATTATTCTTCAGCTTTGCTTTGCGGGTATAATTGTTATATGCTTGGATGAACTCTTGCAGAAGGGTTATGGTTTAGGGTCTGGGATCTCTCTGTTCATTGCTACTAATATCTG CGAAACTATTATCTGGAAAGCGTTTAGCCCGACGACAATCAACAGTGGTCGTGGAGCTGAGTTTGAGGGTGCTGTTATTGCCTTGTTCCATCTGTTAATAACTAGAACAGATAAAGTGAGGGCTCTTAGGGAGGCTTTTTACAGGCAGAACCTTCCAAACGTGACGAATTTACTTGCTACTGTCTTGATTTTTCTCATTGTTATCTACTTCCAAGGCTTCCGTGTTGTGTTACCTGTAAGATCTAAGAATTCACGTGGACAACAAGGATCgtacccgattaaattgttttatactTCAAACATGCCCATCATCCTTCAGTCTGCACTTGTCACCAATCTTTATTTCATCTCTCAG TTGCTGTATAGAAAATATGGAGGAAACTTCTTTGTGAATCTGTTGGGCACGTGGAAGGAATCTGAGTATTCGGGTCAATCTGTTCCGGTTGGAGGTCTAGCTTACTATGTAACTGCACCATCGAG TTTGGCTGATATGGCTGCAAATCCATTCCATGCTCTATTCTACTTGGTATTCATGCTGACTGCCTGTGCATTGTTCTCCAAAACTTGGATTGAAGTTTCTGGTTCTTCTGCCAGAGATGTTGCCAAGCAGCTTAAGgtaagaaaaagaataaaaaaacaaatcttcTTGCcaaaattcttcatttttttaaagaaagttATTATGATATACTTGCAggaacaacaaatggtgatgCCTGGACATAGAGATTCAAATTTACAGAAGGAACTTAACCGTTATATCCCAACTGCAGCTGCCTTTGGCGGAATGTGCATTGGAGCTTTGACAGTATTGGCCGATTTCATGGGAGCTGTTGGCTCTGGAACAGGGATATTGCTCGCGGTTACAATCATCTATCAGTACTTTGAGACCTTTGAGAAGGAGAAAGCTAGTGAAATGGGTTTTTTCGGTTTCTAG